Proteins from one Leptonema illini DSM 21528 genomic window:
- a CDS encoding FAD-dependent oxidoreductase has product MAEHRFIQEIQASQYEALVVGAKGPVILDFYSEDCVPCEALASKFESLADLFGEEIRFYKIFRQQNRELATELGVRSSPTLIFYRDGQEVGRRLTGAIRKKDIVEQIGQLIPADAFNRLYAKRSSSTREVDVAILGGGPAGLTAALYAAQARLNVLVIDQDLTGGQVKTTHMISNYPGTGGPVSGWELSEKMLRQVQEAGADVIAAVDVTMAKLKSGESVIRIDDEIEVHARSVILATGAEPRSLGVPGEKEFRGRGISYCATCDGKYYDGKEVIVIGGGNSAVEESIFLTKFATRVTIVHQFDHLQANKQAQEEAFANDRIRFVWNSEPRRFEQLADGRMKLSVENVKTGETDEMITDGVFVFVGMVPNLTGIESDVPIEKNQWGYVITDEDMETNVPGIFAIGDVRAKKYRQAAIAVGEGCIAAIACEKRLEAMKHSEKELASV; this is encoded by the coding sequence ATGGCAGAGCATCGTTTTATTCAAGAGATTCAGGCGTCGCAGTATGAGGCCCTTGTGGTCGGCGCAAAAGGGCCGGTCATCCTTGACTTCTATTCAGAGGATTGTGTTCCCTGCGAAGCGCTCGCTTCGAAGTTTGAGAGCCTCGCCGATCTTTTCGGTGAAGAGATCCGCTTTTATAAAATCTTTCGTCAACAGAACCGGGAGCTGGCCACAGAGCTCGGTGTGCGTTCCTCGCCGACCCTGATCTTCTATCGCGACGGTCAGGAGGTCGGACGTCGACTTACGGGCGCCATCCGCAAAAAGGACATCGTTGAACAGATTGGCCAGCTGATTCCGGCCGACGCCTTTAATCGCCTCTACGCAAAGCGTTCGTCGTCTACGCGGGAGGTCGACGTGGCCATTCTTGGCGGCGGCCCTGCCGGGCTGACGGCAGCGCTTTATGCGGCGCAGGCCCGGCTTAACGTGCTTGTAATCGATCAGGATCTGACCGGCGGACAGGTGAAGACGACGCATATGATCTCGAACTATCCGGGAACGGGCGGACCTGTATCGGGATGGGAGCTTTCAGAAAAGATGCTGCGTCAGGTGCAGGAAGCGGGCGCCGACGTTATCGCCGCCGTCGACGTTACGATGGCGAAGCTGAAATCGGGCGAGAGCGTTATCCGAATTGACGATGAGATCGAAGTGCATGCCCGATCCGTCATCCTCGCTACGGGCGCCGAGCCGCGAAGCCTGGGCGTGCCGGGCGAAAAAGAGTTCCGGGGACGCGGCATCTCGTATTGCGCCACCTGCGACGGTAAATACTACGACGGCAAAGAGGTCATCGTCATCGGCGGCGGCAATTCAGCCGTCGAAGAATCGATCTTTCTCACGAAGTTCGCTACCAGGGTAACGATCGTGCATCAGTTCGATCATCTGCAGGCGAACAAACAGGCGCAGGAAGAGGCCTTCGCAAACGATCGCATCCGCTTTGTGTGGAACAGCGAGCCGCGCCGATTCGAGCAACTCGCGGACGGACGTATGAAGCTCAGCGTCGAAAACGTCAAGACGGGAGAGACGGATGAGATGATCACCGACGGCGTCTTCGTCTTTGTCGGCATGGTTCCGAATCTGACGGGCATCGAATCCGACGTGCCGATTGAGAAGAATCAATGGGGCTATGTTATCACCGACGAAGATATGGAGACGAACGTTCCGGGTATCTTTGCGATCGGTGACGTGCGGGCGAAAAAATATCGCCAGGCCGCCATTGCCGTCGGCGAAGGATGTATCGCCGCCATTGCCTGTGAAAAACGTCTTGAGGCGATGAAGCATAGCGAAAAAGAGCTTGCGAGCGTTTGA